TCCGGATGGCAGCCATAGCAGATGTTGTCCATTCGGTCCTTGAACATGCCGGGCATATTGGAGCCATGGGGATTATGACAGGAACTGCATTCACCACCGGCAAAGGGAGGATGGACAGTCTTGTTTTTCATGGCATCTTTCGTCCTGGCATGGCAGGGATAGCACAGCTCCGCATCCTTGGCCGACAGCAGCCCCCTGTTTTTGGCAGCGTGGTGCGTGTGGCAGGATAGACAGCCTTTCCCTTTGCCGACTGCTGCATGGGGATAGGCCATGGCAGCAGCTTTATTCTTATGGCAACCGAAGCAGAGTTTGTTGCCGTCAGCGGCAAGAAGCCGTGGATAGTCCGAGGTGTGGGGGTTATGACAGGAGATGCAATCTCCCCCTTTGAAAGGCGCGTGAATGATGTTCCCATCCCCCTTCAGACCCTTCTCGTCATGGCACTGATAGCAGAGCGCACTCCCCTTCCGGGTAACGGCAAAGGGTTTGGCTGAGGTGACGGCATCGTGACAGCCGTCACAGCCTCCGGAGGCAACCGGATTATGGGTGCTCCCCCGCAAAAGTTTTGCCTGGTCTGAAGAATGGGGAGTGTGGCAGATGGTGCAGCGTTTGGTTTCAACAGGATAGTTGCCGTGGGCCTTTTTAAAGCCTGTCTTGCCGCTATCATGGCAACCCAGGCAAAGCTTTGGTTCGGCACTGGCGAGGAGAAACTTTTCGTCGGAGCTGTGGGAGTAATGGCAGGCCTTGCAGCCTTGCTTGGCCAGCACCCCATGGACGAATTTCTTCTGGTAATCGTCCTTCTTATGACATTGGAAACAGATCTCATTGCCTTCTGCCTTCAGCAGATGACTGCCGTTGGAGGCATGGGGGTTATGGCAGAGGGTGCACTTGCCGGTTTTCAGGGCCGTATGTACATTGGGCTTGGTCAAGGCCGTCTTTACGTTGTTGTGGCATTTGAAGCAGAGGGCGTTCCCCGTCTCCTTCAAAAGCAGCTTCGGTACCACCCCGTGGCGCAGGTGGCAATCCTCGCATCTCTTCTCCTTGACCACCGCATGAACATCCTTCATGCCCAGGTATTTGTCGGCAAACTTCTTATGGCAGTCCAGGCATTCCTTACGGGCGAATGTCCGCGCCGCCTCTGATGGCCTGGGTGAAAGGAGTATCACGGAGCTGCACAGGATCAGCAGCAGAATGATCAGTAATTTATTTTCAGTGAATGAATGAAACATATTTTTCTCCAACAGGAAACCCTGGATAATAAGGCTCCTGATTAGCATCATTCTCTGCCATGGATCCCTCTAGATATTTCGGTATGCACTCCGCTGACAGCCTGCTAATTGCCCAGGTCGGTGATATAGACCTGCACCTTATAGGCTTCCCGAAGCTTTTGACCCCAATCTTCCACGGACTTGTTGAGCTTCTGGTTAAAGACCTCCTTGGTGATCGACTGCTTCACCTGTTCCAGAGGCTGCGGTTTTGCAGGGATCACTTCCTGCACCTGTATCACATAGACAAAACCCTCCGGCGTCTCGAACAACCTGTACTCGCCGGGCTTAGCCGCAGCAATTGCTTCCTGCATTTTTTCGGGCAGGCTCTTGCGGGTTACCGGAGTTTGCGAGAAGGACATCAGCCCTTCCGTATCACCGGGCACCAAACCTTCAGCGTTTGCCTGCAGCCATTGGTATTCGGTTCCTTTTTGCAATTTCTCCATGGCAGCTTCGGCAAAATCCTTCCTGGTGAAGGCGAGTCCCCGGAGCTTCAGCATCTCCGGCAGTGAAAACTCGTCGATTTCCGCATTGTAATGGGCTTTGATCTCCTCATCGGTTACCTTGATTTCAGAGGCTACCACTTTCTGGATGAACATGCCGAACAGCAGCGAGTCCCTGAAATCCTTGATCCTGTTTTTGTAACTTTCAGTTTTATCCAGGCCGAGCTTTTTTGCCTCCATAGGATAAAGTCTGGCGTAGAAAATATCGTATAGCGCCGGCATTTTCTGCTCATTGATACGCTTGCCCTTGGCCGCTTCCTTGACCCCATGGAAAAACTTCTGCTTGAGCATTTCGCCCAGGTCGGCAACGGTGATCGGCTTATCCCCTTTGATGGTGGCGATGACCCGCTTATCCTTGAGCAACTTGTCAAAACCGGGCTTGGCTGACTCGAAATCCAGCTTGTCGAGTAACTTCCTGTCTATCTTGGCGTATTTCTTCACCAACATACCGTTATATTCGGTAAGCACCTGGAGCTGTTTCAGGGCCAGGGCCTGTTCCCGTGCGGCTTCCCTGGCCTCCATATCGTCAGCGGGATAGCGGATATCTTCCAGCTTGAGGATGGTGTAAGCGGGGCCCACCTGAACAACCGGGCTAATGCCGCCAACCCTGAGACTGGAGACAATGTGGGCAACCTGGGGAAGCAGTTCCTTTGCCTTGACGAATTCCCCTTCCTTGACGCCGGTGGCCTTGCCCGATTCGATCAGGCTGTTTGCCAGCTCGTCGAAATTGCCCCCGGCCTGGACTGCCCTGGCCAGTTCCTTGGCATCATCCTCCTTGTCAAAACGAACAGATTTAACCTTAAGCTCCTTGACCGCTTCCTTGTAAAACCTCTCCGTATCTGCTTCTGCCGGCTTCAGGTCCTTGATTTGCTGCTCCTTCAATTCCTCCTTGATGGCCATCCTGGGGAAATCTTCCAGTTTCTCCTTCACCTCGGGAAGGTCTGCAAGGCCCATG
This region of Geotalea daltonii FRC-32 genomic DNA includes:
- a CDS encoding cytochrome c3 family protein, whose translation is MFHSFTENKLLIILLLILCSSVILLSPRPSEAARTFARKECLDCHKKFADKYLGMKDVHAVVKEKRCEDCHLRHGVVPKLLLKETGNALCFKCHNNVKTALTKPNVHTALKTGKCTLCHNPHASNGSHLLKAEGNEICFQCHKKDDYQKKFVHGVLAKQGCKACHYSHSSDEKFLLASAEPKLCLGCHDSGKTGFKKAHGNYPVETKRCTICHTPHSSDQAKLLRGSTHNPVASGGCDGCHDAVTSAKPFAVTRKGSALCYQCHDEKGLKGDGNIIHAPFKGGDCISCHNPHTSDYPRLLAADGNKLCFGCHKNKAAAMAYPHAAVGKGKGCLSCHTHHAAKNRGLLSAKDAELCYPCHARTKDAMKNKTVHPPFAGGECSSCHNPHGSNMPGMFKDRMDNICYGCHPEAETRFKKSYTHRPVADGTCTSCHKAHSSDEGKLLKASGAKLCSQCHGDLMKESVGGSNHMPFNSGECLTCHDTHGSNTAGMLVKKQDLLCMECHIDLKKGLVEAKSKHQPLLAGDCTKCHSPHKSSLNKLLLAQAPDLCLTCHKSLKEKIGKEKVHSPAAKDCQQCHKPHFAPYRALTGQPVQELCAQCHDTGDAAFNKGHLGIAAADMNCMTCHTPHASQDPKFFKETIHAPFAARSCDECHIVGKQ
- a CDS encoding peptidyl-prolyl cis-trans isomerase — translated: MKRTMMMKAFLVSLLFGTLSIAAEPSPVAPKTGDELKENASPVAESRITLKIPLLSPKFASVPVATVGDDVVTMEEFNQSLAALHQRAGEDESAGKKDYNIVLNRLINSKLIVQEAENMGLADLPEVKEKLEDFPRMAIKEELKEQQIKDLKPAEADTERFYKEAVKELKVKSVRFDKEDDAKELARAVQAGGNFDELANSLIESGKATGVKEGEFVKAKELLPQVAHIVSSLRVGGISPVVQVGPAYTILKLEDIRYPADDMEAREAAREQALALKQLQVLTEYNGMLVKKYAKIDRKLLDKLDFESAKPGFDKLLKDKRVIATIKGDKPITVADLGEMLKQKFFHGVKEAAKGKRINEQKMPALYDIFYARLYPMEAKKLGLDKTESYKNRIKDFRDSLLFGMFIQKVVASEIKVTDEEIKAHYNAEIDEFSLPEMLKLRGLAFTRKDFAEAAMEKLQKGTEYQWLQANAEGLVPGDTEGLMSFSQTPVTRKSLPEKMQEAIAAAKPGEYRLFETPEGFVYVIQVQEVIPAKPQPLEQVKQSITKEVFNQKLNKSVEDWGQKLREAYKVQVYITDLGN